TGAATTTATCAATCTAACAATGCATAAACTTAATGAGGTGGTCCAGATTGATTATGGAATTTATCTCAGCGATTCACATTGGAACAACTTCAGCAATGCTGTCATATATGATTTGCATGGAGATCGGGCATATGGTGTTTATCTGAGAGATTCAGATAAAAACATCTTTGAAACTACCACCATTTACAATCTGGCCACATCTGAACGGGCTTACGGAATTTATTTGGAAAATTCGAATAACGACATCTTCAATGAAGGCAGTATATCGAATATAAATGCAACTATATGGTACAGCTTTTATTCAGATGAAAACAGCGATAACAACACGATTCAAAACATGACAGTGTCAAGTTATCCAACAACCATTTCTTTCATTTATGGCAATGGAATTGCATTGAAGGGTGTGGATGAGAGCGAAGTGTATCCAAATGATGAACTTGCACCCCTGGGAAGATATGTTAACATAACAAATGTAACTGCCGGCTCATGGATAAACATAACTATCTACTATGAAGACGATGATTTATCTTATACGGATGAATCTACATTGAAATTTTATGAATGGAACGGAAGTGAATGGCAACTTATTCCATCCACACTCAATGAAGCCGATAATTTCATAAATGCAAACATAAGCACATTCAGCATATACGGCATATTCGGAAACTTTACCAGAATAACATTCCACCTCTATCATGGGTGGAACATGATAACCTTGCCGTTAATAAATGAAACAATAACAACAGCAGAGGATTTGGGTAATTTCATACCTGGCTGTACCGTTGTTACAATATGGGATAATGTTCATCAGAAATATGTCAGCCATGTCGTCGGTTTCGCCTACGATTTTGCACTTGTAAACGGCACGGGATACTTCGTATTTGTAAAGGAGGATGTCAATGTTACTTTTGAAGGAAATGCCATTGAGACAATAAACATTACATTGCGGACAGGATACAACATGATTGGATGGACTCATGTAGCATCAATAAATGCCAGTCAACTTGCTGGAAACATAGCAAACTGCATAAAGGTTGCAAAATGGAATGCCCAAGAACAGGAATGGTTGCCAGAATACATAACAGTATTGCCGGGCTATGACTTCGACATTCTTGCAGGCGATGGTATGTTTGTATTCATCCGCAGTGGAACAACGCAATGGCATGGTAATTAAGCATACCTTTTTTTCTCTATTTTCTTTATAAATTTCTCCAAGTCGGATGAATTTTAAAAAAGGGCAATGATTTTCAATATTATGATACGGAAATGTATTGAAGAAGACATACCCCAGGTAGTAGAAATAGAAAGATTGTCATTTAAACATCCGTATCCTGCCTTCGTTTTCAAAAAATATCTGCGCGCCAGGTTTCTTGTTTATGAAGAGAAAGAAAAAATTGTCGGTTATATAATAGGAATAAAGATGGGGAGCAAGGGCATGATAATGTCCCTGGCTGTTCACCCTTCGTTCAGAAGAAAGGGATATGGGAGAGAACTGGTAGAGGCCATAACAAAAATGTTGGATGCTAACATTGTAGAAATTCAGGTGAGGAGAAGCAATCTGAACGCATTAAAATTTTACCGGTCTATAGGATTTGAACGCAAGAACATCATACCGGCTTATTACAGTGATGGAGAAGACGCAATAATAATGATTATGAAGACAGATCGATGATTGCTTGGGCTATATCTCCGTCTGCCTTCCTTAGGGCATCCTTTGCTTCCTCGACGCTTTTTCCGGTTTTTTCCGAGACAAGCTTTACATCTTCCTCATTTAATTTCTTTATCACCTCTGGCGTGCCTGCAATCTGGTAAGCCTTCTGCCCCTTGACCTTCATTACGGTCACTTCGGCATCTTTGAATACGTATTCTCGGTCTGCCGTTCTTATAATGACTTCCTCAACGCCCTCTATCTCTTCCACGGACATGCCCATCCGCTTCATGATTTTATTCAGCTGACGGGGATCCACATTAGGCATCATGTGAAATGTTATATAATTCCACTGTTTAACTTTTTGGTATGCACCCGATGGAAGTGAAAGTTTTGGACATAAACTCCGCTTTTTACGGCGTGCCCCCAGAAAAGCTGATGGAAAATGCCGGTAAAGCAGTTGCGGATATTGTCATCAAAAAATTTCGTTTTAAAAAGTGCACGGTTATATGTGGGTCGGGCAATAACGGCGGGGATGGATTGGTTTCTGCATGCTATCTATCAAAAAAATGTCATGTGGAAATTATCATGGTAGAGGAAGCAAAATCTTCATTATCCAGAAAAAATTTGAGGAGAGCAAAAAAACTGGGCATCCCTGTCCACAAATACGGAGATAAAAATTTGGATGAAGCGATACGGAAAAGTGACTTAATCATAGACGCAATGCTCGGCATCGGCATATCCGGAGATCTGAGAGAGCCCTACAGCTTAATTGTAAAAAAGATAAATGATGCTAGAATTCCAGTCATTTCTGTAGACATCCCGACAGGTCTTGGGGGCAAAATAAGCATAAAGCCGGATGTAACCGTAACCTTCCACGATAAAAAGGATGGGATGACCGAGAAAAACAGCGGCAAAATAGTTGTAAGGGACATAGGCGTGCCGGAGGCGGCTGTGGGGTCGGTGGGACCGGGCGATATGATAT
This region of Candidatus Thermoplasmatota archaeon genomic DNA includes:
- the rimI gene encoding ribosomal protein S18-alanine N-acetyltransferase — its product is MIRKCIEEDIPQVVEIERLSFKHPYPAFVFKKYLRARFLVYEEKEKIVGYIIGIKMGSKGMIMSLAVHPSFRRKGYGRELVEAITKMLDANIVEIQVRRSNLNALKFYRSIGFERKNIIPAYYSDGEDAIIMIMKTDR
- a CDS encoding nascent polypeptide-associated complex protein, yielding MMPNVDPRQLNKIMKRMGMSVEEIEGVEEVIIRTADREYVFKDAEVTVMKVKGQKAYQIAGTPEVIKKLNEEDVKLVSEKTGKSVEEAKDALRKADGDIAQAIIDLSS